The proteins below come from a single Rosa rugosa chromosome 2, drRosRugo1.1, whole genome shotgun sequence genomic window:
- the LOC133728693 gene encoding L-ascorbate oxidase-like gives MVKILELHRALVKLLVVWSLICLVAFSTVEARVRHYRWSVNYEYKSPDCFQKLVITINGGTPGPTILAQQGDTIVVELKNSLLTENIAIHWHGIRQIGTPWSDGTEGVTQCPILAGDTFKYKFVVDRAGTFMYHGHYGMQRAAGLYGSIIVSLPSEASEPFAYDYDRNIILNDWFHKSTYEEATGLSSIPFVWIGEPQSLLINGRGRYNCSLLANPSLEACNVTNPECSPHVVTVIPGKTYRLRIGSLTALSALSFQIEGHNFTVVEADGHYVEPFVTKNLFIYSGETYSILVKANQDPSRNYWMTTNVVGREPKTPTGLAILNYYPTHFRKSPATVPTTGPFWNDTAPRAAQSLAIKALQSAIHTPPLTSDRTIVLLNTQNKIDGYFRWSLNNVSFSVPHTPYLIALKEKLNLNNVFDQKPPPENYDFKNYDIYSVPKNTNATSSNGLYRLKFNSTVDVVLQNANTMTANNSETHPWHLHGHDFWVLGYGTGKFDVTKDVAKYNLVNPIMKNTVPIHPYGWTALRFQADNPGVWAFHCHIESHFYMGMGVVFESGVEKVGKLPSSIMGCGETKGFHRP, from the exons ATGGTTAAGATTTTAGAATTACACAGAGCTTTGGTGAAGCTGTTGGTTGTGTGGAGTTTAATCTGTTTGGTAGCTTTTTCGACAGTTGAAGCTAGAGTTCGGCATTACAGATGGAGTGTGAATTATGAGTACAAATCTCCAGACTGCTTTCAGAAGCTAGTTATAACCATCAATGGAGGAACCCCAGGACCAACAATATTGGCTCAGCAGGGTGATACAATTGTAGTTGAGCTCAAGAACAGCTTGTTAACCGAGAATATAGCTATCCACTGGCATGGAATTCGACAG ATAGGAACACCTTGGAGTGATGGAACAGAAGGTGTGACCCAATGTCCTATTTTGGCAGGAGATACCTTCAAATACAAGTTTGTTGTGGATAGG GCTGGGACATTTATGTACCATGGACATTATGGAATGCAAAGAGCAGCTGGGTTATATGGATCCATTATTGTTTCACTTCCCAGTGAAGCTTCTGAGCCCTTTGCTTATGATTATGACAGAAACATTATCCTAAATGACTGGTTCCACAAAAGCACTTATGAGGAAGCTACTGGCTTGTCCTCCATTCCCTTTGTTTGGATTGGGGAGCCTCAG TCACTTCTGATTAATGGAAGAGGGAGGTACAACTGCTCTCTACTAGCAAATCCAAGCCTGGAAGCCTGTAATGTGACAAATCCAGAGTGTTCTCCCCATGTTGTGACAGTAATTCCTGGCAAAACATACCGGTTAAGGATTGGTAGCTTGACTGCTCTATCAGCTCTCAGTTTTCAGATTGAG GGTCACAACTTTACTGTTGTTGAAGCTGATGGGCACTATGTGGAGCCATTTGTGACCAAAAACCTATTCATTTACTCTGGAGAGACGTACTCTATCCTAGTAAAAGCAAACCAAGACCCATCAAGAAACTATTGGATGACTACAAATGTAGTTGGCAGAGAACCTAAAACCCCAACTGGCTTAGCAATCCTCAATTACTATCCTACCCATTTCAGGAAATCCCCTGCAACAGTTCCAACCACAGGCCCTTTTTGGAATGACACTGCACCAAGAGCAGCCCAGAGTCTTGCTATTAAAGCCCTCCAAAGTGCTATTCACACCCCTCCTCTCACTTCAGATAGAACCATTGTGCTTCTCAACACCCAAAACAAGATCGATGGGTACTTCCGCTGGTCCTTGAACAATGTGTCTTTCTCTGTTCCCCACACACCTTATTTGATAGCTTTGAAGGAGAAATTGAATCTAAACAATGTGTTTGATCAAAAACCCCCTCCGGAAAACTATGACTTCAAGAACTATGATATATACAGTGTTCCCAAGAATACGAATGCTACTTCAAGCAATGGCTTATACAGGTTGAAGTTCAATAGCACAGTGGATGTTGTACTGCAAAATGCCAACACTATGACTGCAAACAACAGTGAGACACATCCATGGCATCTCCATGGTCACGACTTTTGGGTGTTGGGATATGGAACAGGAAAGTTTGACGTTACAAAAGATGTGGCAAAATACAATCTTGTCAATCCGATCATGAAGAACACGGTGCCAATACACCCTTATGGTTGGACTGCTTTGAGATTTCAAGCAGATAATCCGGGTGTTTGGGCATTTCATTGCCATATAGAGTCCCATTTCTATATGGGAATGGGAGTGGTTTTTGAATCTGGGGTGGAGAAGGTGGGAAAGCTGCCATCTTCTATCATGGGTTGTGGAGAAACAAAAGGCTTTCATAGGCCATAG
- the LOC133728694 gene encoding uncharacterized protein LOC133728694 isoform X1, which yields MAVSYKFWNECIDPLDMQALWNVPKVSAEWEDAGETKGQKVHLSRDPDGQVYLTQTEMKAVAEIVVSRHFSGKIDPDMICAIAELESDRQPLCQRYDKKAKATHLGMMQILPKTADWLASEKGYGAYQLNGNELLLFRPFENVYFGAAYLIWLSSFEQKERSEEFVVRAYRGGTKKATHKSTLKYWQRYLSVKDSLPSRKSLEGHRSVEEVNASLALAKKTGSSQNTGKFSGGMYTYWDSVASPEDMVDMWNHPEVSKEWTKAGEKQGRVHFSQDDKKRPYLSRVELKAVAEIILIKHFSTKPLKVSVLCALAEIISMRFLSGIGPRPGIMGIDYSTVVWLYREMGFRAYRTISVDDISKPFVSMYFGAAYLVWLVECEGRLQPPQYIIQAYISGPKNVNLQDTGPEYLKFEEALSYYEDTKPNPRDQGSCTIM from the exons ATGGCTGTCAGCTATAAATTTTGGAATGAATGCATTGATCCCTTGGACATGCAAGCACTGTGGAATGTTCCTAAAGTGAGCGCTGAATGGGAAGATGCTGGAGAGACCAAAGGACAGAAAGTTCACCTCTCACGTGATCCTGATGGACAGGTTTATTTGACACAGACTGAGATGAAG GCTGTGGCTGAGATCGTCGTTAGCAGGCATTTTTCTGGAAAGATAGATCCT GATATGATTTGTGCTATTGCTGAACTTGAAAGTGATAGACAGCCACTTTGTCAGCGGTATGACAAAAAAGCTAAGGCCACTCACCTAGGGATGATGCAAATTTTACCAAAAACTGCTGATTGGCTGGCTAG TGAGAAGGGTTACGGGGCATATCAATTGAACGGGAATGAACTTCTCCTGTTCAGGCCTTTTGAAAATGTATATTTTGGTGCTGCTTATCTTATTTGGTTATCAAGCTTTGAGCAGAA AGAAAGAAGTGAGGAGTTTGTAGTTAGGGCATATAGAGGAGGTACTAAAAAGGCAACTCACAAATCAACTCTGAAGTATTGGCAACGGTATCTTTCCGTCAAAGATTCTCTTCCATCCAG AAAAAGTCTTGAAGGTCATCGATCTGTTGAAGAGGTTAATGCTTCTCTTGCCCTCGCTAAAAAGACTGGTTCATCGCAAAACACAG GAAAGTTTTCAGGTGGTATGTACACATATTGGGATTCAGTAGCTTCTCCAGAAGACATGGTGGACATGTGGAATCATCCTGAAGTCTCTAAAGAGTGGACTAAAGCTGGAGAGAAACAGGGACGAGTGCACTTCTCCCAAGATGATAAGAAAAGACCATATCTTTCTCGGGTGGAACTGAAG GCAGTGGCAGAAATCATACTCATAAAACACTTCAGCACAAAGCCACTTAAAGTT TCAGTTCTTTGTGCTCTGGCAGAGATTATAAGCATGCGATTCCTGAGTGGCATTGGACCACGTCCTGGTATAATGGGAATCGACTATTCTACAGTTGTATGGCTTTACAG GGAGATGGGCTTTAGGGCATATAGAACTATTTCTGTTGATGATATTTCCAAGCCATTTGTGTCAATGTACTTTGGTGCAGCCTATTTAGTATGGTTAGTGGAATGCGAAGGGAG GTTACAACCTCCACAGTATATTATTCAGGCTTATATCTCAGGGCCAAAGAATGTGAATCTTCAGGATACAGGTCCTGAGTATCTCAAGTTTGAGGAAGCCTTGAGCTACTATGAAGATACAAAGCCGAATCCTAG GGATCAAGGGAGCTGCACCATCATGTAA
- the LOC133728694 gene encoding uncharacterized protein LOC133728694 isoform X2 yields MAVSYKFWNECIDPLDMQALWNVPKVSAEWEDAGETKGQKVHLSRDPDGQVYLTQTEMKAVAEIVVSRHFSGKIDPDMICAIAELESDRQPLCQRYDKKAKATHLGMMQILPKTADWLASEKGYGAYQLNGNELLLFRPFENVYFGAAYLIWLSSFEQKERSEEFVVRAYRGGTKKATHKSTLKYWQRYLSVKDSLPSRKSLEGHRSVEEVNASLALAKKTGSSQNTGGMYTYWDSVASPEDMVDMWNHPEVSKEWTKAGEKQGRVHFSQDDKKRPYLSRVELKAVAEIILIKHFSTKPLKVSVLCALAEIISMRFLSGIGPRPGIMGIDYSTVVWLYREMGFRAYRTISVDDISKPFVSMYFGAAYLVWLVECEGRLQPPQYIIQAYISGPKNVNLQDTGPEYLKFEEALSYYEDTKPNPRDQGSCTIM; encoded by the exons ATGGCTGTCAGCTATAAATTTTGGAATGAATGCATTGATCCCTTGGACATGCAAGCACTGTGGAATGTTCCTAAAGTGAGCGCTGAATGGGAAGATGCTGGAGAGACCAAAGGACAGAAAGTTCACCTCTCACGTGATCCTGATGGACAGGTTTATTTGACACAGACTGAGATGAAG GCTGTGGCTGAGATCGTCGTTAGCAGGCATTTTTCTGGAAAGATAGATCCT GATATGATTTGTGCTATTGCTGAACTTGAAAGTGATAGACAGCCACTTTGTCAGCGGTATGACAAAAAAGCTAAGGCCACTCACCTAGGGATGATGCAAATTTTACCAAAAACTGCTGATTGGCTGGCTAG TGAGAAGGGTTACGGGGCATATCAATTGAACGGGAATGAACTTCTCCTGTTCAGGCCTTTTGAAAATGTATATTTTGGTGCTGCTTATCTTATTTGGTTATCAAGCTTTGAGCAGAA AGAAAGAAGTGAGGAGTTTGTAGTTAGGGCATATAGAGGAGGTACTAAAAAGGCAACTCACAAATCAACTCTGAAGTATTGGCAACGGTATCTTTCCGTCAAAGATTCTCTTCCATCCAG AAAAAGTCTTGAAGGTCATCGATCTGTTGAAGAGGTTAATGCTTCTCTTGCCCTCGCTAAAAAGACTGGTTCATCGCAAAACACAG GTGGTATGTACACATATTGGGATTCAGTAGCTTCTCCAGAAGACATGGTGGACATGTGGAATCATCCTGAAGTCTCTAAAGAGTGGACTAAAGCTGGAGAGAAACAGGGACGAGTGCACTTCTCCCAAGATGATAAGAAAAGACCATATCTTTCTCGGGTGGAACTGAAG GCAGTGGCAGAAATCATACTCATAAAACACTTCAGCACAAAGCCACTTAAAGTT TCAGTTCTTTGTGCTCTGGCAGAGATTATAAGCATGCGATTCCTGAGTGGCATTGGACCACGTCCTGGTATAATGGGAATCGACTATTCTACAGTTGTATGGCTTTACAG GGAGATGGGCTTTAGGGCATATAGAACTATTTCTGTTGATGATATTTCCAAGCCATTTGTGTCAATGTACTTTGGTGCAGCCTATTTAGTATGGTTAGTGGAATGCGAAGGGAG GTTACAACCTCCACAGTATATTATTCAGGCTTATATCTCAGGGCCAAAGAATGTGAATCTTCAGGATACAGGTCCTGAGTATCTCAAGTTTGAGGAAGCCTTGAGCTACTATGAAGATACAAAGCCGAATCCTAG GGATCAAGGGAGCTGCACCATCATGTAA